A window of the Luoshenia tenuis genome harbors these coding sequences:
- the yicI gene encoding alpha-xylosidase: protein MKFTDGQWMARAGLTLHRLEAMGDYHIDANGVTLYVPTNRVQTRGDTLNATMITLRFTAPREEIIRVQISHFDESYGSSPHFTIYEQEGFLPVIEDLEDKIVLHSGQTRVEIAKSGRLHYAFYHGARLLTECSAGSMAYIIGPGEAEINRVNGNFAAYAPDWRRPDRFIREQFSLSVGENIYGLGERFTPLVRNGQSVDIWNKDGGTGSEQSYKNIPFFLSNRGYGVFANHPEQVSYEVGSELTTKTQVSVPGETLDYFVLGGADMKGALSNYTALTGRASLPPAWSFGLWLSTSFTTDYDEQTVTRFIDGMAQRDIPLSVFHYDCFWMREYQWCDFEWDKRFFPDPEGMLARLKAKGLKICVWINPYIGQKSKLFAEGKAAGYLVKRLDGSVWQFDMWQPGMALVDFTNPQACAWYASKLEALLEMGVDCFKTDFGERIPVDVQYYDGSDPAKMHNYYTHLYNKVVFDLLCRVKGRDEAVVFARSATAGGQAFPVHWGGDCTATYPSMAESLRGGLSFCMSGFGFWSHDIGGFEQTAPPDVYKRWAAFGLLSSHSRLHGSNSYRVPWNFDDEAVDVVRYFTHLKCALMPYLYGQAVQTAQTGIPMMRAMVLEFPQDAACAALERQYMLGDNLLVAPIFSADNQVTYYLPEGRWTHLLNGKVYEGGRFYTEEYGFLSLPLFVRPGSILPIGNQTGRPDYDFADHAALHLYGFEDGMQASCSVPDQKGACALEAQATCSGGVLTVHVRTDKPYSLVLHGAVPQAVKGAAFEETQEGVLLTGCQTSVKITL, encoded by the coding sequence ATGAAATTTACCGATGGACAATGGATGGCTCGCGCCGGGCTGACCCTGCACCGGCTAGAGGCCATGGGCGACTATCATATTGATGCAAACGGCGTGACCCTGTACGTGCCTACCAACCGGGTGCAGACCCGGGGCGATACCTTAAACGCCACCATGATCACCCTGCGCTTTACCGCGCCGCGGGAGGAGATCATCCGCGTACAGATCTCCCATTTTGACGAGAGCTACGGTAGCAGCCCGCACTTTACAATCTATGAGCAGGAAGGGTTCCTACCCGTCATCGAGGACCTGGAGGATAAAATCGTGCTGCACAGCGGCCAGACCCGGGTGGAGATCGCCAAATCCGGCAGGTTGCACTACGCGTTTTACCACGGTGCCCGGCTGCTGACGGAGTGCAGCGCCGGCAGCATGGCCTATATCATCGGCCCCGGCGAGGCGGAGATCAATCGGGTGAACGGCAATTTCGCCGCCTACGCGCCCGATTGGCGGCGGCCGGACCGCTTTATCCGCGAGCAGTTCTCCCTTTCGGTAGGCGAAAACATCTATGGCCTGGGCGAGCGGTTCACCCCGCTGGTGCGCAACGGCCAAAGCGTGGATATCTGGAATAAGGACGGCGGCACGGGGTCGGAGCAGTCCTACAAAAACATCCCTTTCTTTCTCTCCAACCGGGGTTACGGCGTATTTGCCAACCATCCAGAGCAAGTGAGCTATGAGGTGGGCAGCGAGCTGACCACCAAGACCCAGGTTTCCGTCCCGGGCGAGACGCTGGACTATTTCGTGCTGGGTGGGGCCGATATGAAGGGCGCCCTCTCCAACTATACGGCGCTGACCGGCCGGGCCAGCCTGCCGCCGGCCTGGAGCTTTGGGCTGTGGCTGTCTACCTCCTTTACCACGGATTATGACGAGCAGACCGTGACCCGCTTTATCGACGGGATGGCCCAGCGGGACATTCCCCTTAGCGTATTCCATTACGACTGTTTCTGGATGCGGGAGTACCAGTGGTGCGATTTTGAGTGGGACAAGCGCTTTTTCCCGGATCCCGAGGGCATGCTGGCCCGCCTCAAGGCCAAGGGGCTTAAAATCTGCGTATGGATCAACCCTTATATCGGCCAAAAATCCAAGCTCTTTGCCGAGGGCAAGGCGGCCGGCTATCTGGTCAAGCGCCTGGATGGCAGCGTTTGGCAGTTTGACATGTGGCAGCCCGGCATGGCGTTGGTGGACTTCACCAACCCGCAGGCCTGCGCCTGGTACGCCTCAAAGCTTGAGGCGCTACTGGAGATGGGGGTAGATTGCTTTAAGACCGATTTTGGCGAGCGCATCCCCGTAGACGTGCAGTATTACGATGGCTCGGATCCGGCAAAAATGCATAACTACTATACCCATCTTTACAACAAGGTGGTGTTCGACCTTCTCTGCCGGGTCAAGGGCCGCGATGAGGCGGTGGTCTTCGCCCGCTCGGCCACGGCGGGCGGACAAGCCTTTCCCGTACACTGGGGCGGCGATTGCACGGCCACCTACCCTTCTATGGCGGAATCCCTGCGGGGCGGCTTAAGCTTTTGCATGAGCGGCTTTGGCTTTTGGAGCCATGATATCGGCGGGTTTGAGCAGACCGCGCCGCCGGACGTATACAAGCGCTGGGCGGCCTTTGGGCTGCTCTCCTCCCACAGCCGGCTGCATGGCAGCAACTCCTACCGGGTGCCCTGGAACTTTGACGACGAGGCCGTGGATGTGGTGCGTTACTTTACCCACTTAAAATGCGCCTTGATGCCCTATCTGTACGGCCAAGCCGTTCAGACCGCCCAGACCGGCATCCCCATGATGCGGGCCATGGTGCTGGAATTCCCGCAGGATGCGGCCTGCGCCGCGTTAGAACGCCAGTATATGCTGGGCGATAACCTGCTGGTGGCGCCCATCTTCAGCGCGGATAACCAGGTGACCTACTACCTGCCCGAGGGGCGCTGGACGCACCTGCTAAACGGCAAGGTGTACGAGGGCGGCCGCTTCTATACGGAGGAATACGGCTTTTTGAGCCTGCCGCTGTTCGTGCGGCCGGGCAGCATTCTGCCCATCGGCAACCAGACCGGCCGGCCTGATTACGATTTTGCCGACCATGCGGCACTTCACCTTTATGGCTTTGAGGATGGCATGCAGGCCAGTTGCAGTGTCCCCGATCAAAAGGGCGCATGCGCCCTTGAGGCGCAGGCTACTTGCAGCGGCGGCGTGCTCACCGTCCACGTACGCACGGATAAGCCCTATTCTTTGGTACTGCACGGCGCCGTGCCCCAGGCGGTGAAAGGCGCTGCCTTTGAAGAGACGCAAGAGGGCGTCCTGCTTACCGGGTGCCAGACCAGCGTAAAGATCACTTTATAA
- a CDS encoding alkaline phosphatase family protein codes for MHIGKKTIWRTRKKLTISVFCTAILLACTAFARADAGGVEKADLAGYLDRVEIQASFANTRESLLPQTVVYQTVEDFFYEPLPEGKTKKKALVIGYDGYRADGLQTILSTGGAVEQTSQAGGLYLTYAGGIRGADEQRTETAPGWASILTGKWQDETGVTDNGQVKNAEAKTFLTDLAQKGHEVSFIFSWQGHQGTYGGDIAQAQREELPVRYLFTQDDAQSQAAALRSVSKDAGEGQMEPQDADLTFLIYEHTDHAGHSTGYGNQNPAYAQACREVDTWAAGLLEAIAQRDSYDEEDWLILITTDHGGVDSGHGGQSDEERITWLASNRPLTLDKAAIACCQ; via the coding sequence TTGCATATTGGCAAAAAAACGATCTGGAGGACGAGAAAAAAGCTGACGATATCCGTATTTTGCACAGCTATTTTGCTGGCCTGCACCGCATTTGCCCGGGCCGACGCAGGCGGAGTGGAAAAGGCAGACCTAGCCGGCTATTTGGATAGGGTAGAGATACAAGCATCCTTTGCCAATACACGGGAAAGCCTGCTGCCGCAGACGGTGGTCTACCAAACCGTAGAGGACTTTTTTTATGAACCGCTGCCGGAGGGCAAAACGAAGAAGAAGGCGCTGGTCATCGGCTACGACGGATACCGTGCCGACGGGCTTCAGACGATTTTAAGCACCGGCGGCGCGGTAGAGCAAACCAGCCAAGCGGGCGGACTGTACCTGACCTATGCCGGCGGCATAAGGGGCGCAGACGAGCAAAGGACGGAAACGGCGCCGGGATGGGCCTCGATCCTGACCGGGAAATGGCAGGATGAGACCGGAGTAACGGACAACGGGCAGGTAAAAAACGCAGAAGCCAAAACCTTTTTGACCGATCTGGCGCAAAAAGGGCATGAAGTTTCCTTTATCTTTTCCTGGCAGGGCCACCAGGGCACGTATGGCGGCGATATCGCACAGGCCCAGCGGGAAGAGCTGCCGGTACGCTACCTTTTTACGCAGGACGATGCGCAGTCGCAGGCTGCCGCCCTTCGCAGCGTAAGTAAGGATGCGGGAGAAGGGCAGATGGAACCGCAGGACGCGGACCTGACTTTTTTGATCTATGAGCATACCGACCACGCGGGCCATTCCACAGGCTATGGCAACCAGAACCCAGCGTACGCGCAGGCCTGCCGGGAGGTGGATACCTGGGCGGCCGGACTGCTGGAGGCGATCGCACAGCGGGACAGCTATGATGAAGAGGATTGGCTGATCCTGATCACCACCGATCATGGCGGCGTGGACAGCGGCCACGGCGGGCAGAGCGATGAAGAGCGGATCACCTGGCTGGCCAGCAACCGCCCGCTGACGCTGGATAAGGCGGCAATAGCCTGCTGCCAGTAG
- a CDS encoding ECF transporter S component encodes MERALRWTEPLALALVPAALALCAYFQAENTALLTTLAALAALLPFFMQMELKRLRARDVMPVVVLSALAVVGRWLCAPLPNFMPVTAIVIVAGLVFGRQSGFLTGALSALVSNFYLGQGPWTPWQMYAWGLAGYLAGLLAPLLAHKGAWRVYLFGACASALYGAILDSWFVISYVQPFSLEGALAAYAAGLAFNLSHIASTLLFLLLAWQPWRRKLERIKIKYGILEKP; translated from the coding sequence ATGGAGCGGGCACTAAGGTGGACAGAACCCCTCGCGCTGGCGTTGGTTCCGGCGGCTTTGGCCCTGTGCGCGTACTTTCAGGCGGAGAATACCGCACTTTTGACCACGCTGGCGGCACTGGCGGCGCTGCTGCCCTTTTTTATGCAGATGGAGCTTAAACGCCTGCGCGCGCGGGATGTGATGCCTGTGGTGGTACTCAGCGCGCTGGCAGTGGTAGGGAGATGGCTGTGCGCGCCGCTGCCAAACTTCATGCCGGTCACGGCTATCGTCATCGTTGCCGGCCTGGTATTCGGCAGGCAAAGCGGATTTTTGACCGGGGCGCTTTCCGCCCTGGTATCTAACTTCTATCTGGGCCAGGGCCCCTGGACGCCCTGGCAGATGTACGCCTGGGGGCTGGCGGGTTATCTGGCCGGGCTGCTGGCGCCGCTGCTTGCGCATAAGGGCGCCTGGCGGGTGTATCTTTTCGGCGCATGCGCCAGCGCGCTTTATGGGGCGATATTGGATAGCTGGTTCGTCATCTCTTATGTGCAGCCTTTCAGCTTGGAGGGAGCGCTGGCGGCGTATGCCGCAGGGCTGGCGTTTAACCTGAGCCATATCGCCTCGACGCTGCTGTTTCTGCTGCTGGCCTGGCAGCCCTGGCGCCGGAAATTAGAACGGATCAAAATAAAATATGGCATTTTAGAAAAGCCGTAA